From one Tachysurus vachellii isolate PV-2020 chromosome 23, HZAU_Pvac_v1, whole genome shotgun sequence genomic stretch:
- the rbpms2b gene encoding RNA-binding protein with multiple splicing 2b, with protein MHFSIGRGIKVFFFEGFLSSPTTRMSVKSDSEPNNNVVEEEVRTLFVSGLPTDIKPRELYLLFRPFKGYEGSLIKLTSKQPVGFVTFDNRSGAEAAKNALNGVRFDPENPQTLRLEFAKANTKMAKSKLMGTPNPTNIHPALGAHFIARDPYDLTGAALIPASPEAWSPYPLYTAELNPGLPHTAFTYPAAAAAAAALHAQMRWYPAATSESSQPGWKSRQFC; from the exons ATGCACTTCAGCATCGGAAGGGggataaaagtttttttttttgagggttTTTTAAGTTCTCCGACCACCAGGATGAGTGTTAAATCCGACTCCGAGCCCAACAACAACGTTGTTGAAGAGGAG GTGCGAACACTCTTTGTAAGTGGCCTACCAACAGACATCAAACCTCGTGAACTCTACCTCCTATTTAGACCTTTTAAG GGTTATGAAGGTTCTCTAATCAAATTAACATCAAAGCAG CCTGTTGGGTTTGTAACCTTTGACAATCGGTCTGGTGCTGAAGCGGCAAAAAACGCCTTAAAT GGCGTTCGATTTGACCCTGAGAACCCGCAGACCCTTCGTTTAGAGTTTGCTAAAGCCAACACGAAGATGGCAAAGAGTAAGCTGATGGGCACACCAAACCCCACAAATATCCACCCAGCTCTAGGGGCACACTTCATAGCACGGGACCCAT ATGATCTGACTGGGGCAGCACTGATTCCTGCATCTCCAGAGGCTTGGTCTCCATACCCTCTGTACACAGCAGAGCTGAACCCCGGGCTTCCCCACACAGCCTTCACCTACCCTGCTGCTGCAGCAGCCGCTGCGGCCCTCCACGCCCAG ATGCGTTGGtatccagcagcaacatctgagTCTTCCCAACCTGGATGGAAATCAAGGCAGTTCTGTTAA
- the slc25a44b gene encoding solute carrier family 25 member 44b, with protein MQQKRNIQIIEWEDLDKRKFYSFGVFMTMTIRATVYPAMLIRTRLQVQKGKTLYSGTYDAFRKILSAEGIRGLYRGFMVNTFTLISGQAYITTYELVRKYVSSYSKDNTVKSLVAGGSASLVAQSITVPIDMISQQLMMQGEGQHLTRFKVKSNATCGAKHSVSFGQTRDIIGQIFAADGFRGFYRGYVASLLTYIPNSAVWWPFYHFYAEQLSKMAPSDCPHLVLQAMAGPLAAATSSTVTNPMDVVRARVQVEGRTSVIETFKELLREEGFWGMTKGLSARIISSTPTAIVMVLGYETLKKLSLRPELVDSRHW; from the exons ATGCAGCAGAAGAGGAACATCCAAATCATAGAATGGGAGGACTTGGACAAGCGCAAGTTCTACTCTTTCGGTGTCTTTATGACCATGACTATCCGTGCTACGGTCTACCCCGCCATGCTCATCCGCACCAGGCTGCAAGTTCAGAAAGGAAAAACTCTATATAGCGGCACCTATGATGCCTTCCGGAAAATCCTGAGCGCTGAGGGGATTAGAGGACTTTACCGAGGCTTCATGGTGAACACCTTTACGCTCATATCAGGCCAGGCGTATATCACGACGTACGAGCTGGTAAGGAAGTACGTCTCCAGTTACTCCAAGGACAACACCGTAAAGTCGCTGGTGGCAGGAGGGTCAGCATCTCTTGTTGCCCAGAGTATAACAGTCCCCATCGACATGATCTCTCAGCAGCTTATGATGCAGGGTGAAGGGCAGCATCTGACGCGCTTTAAAGTCAAATCAAATGCGACATGTGGAGCAAAACACAGTGTCAGTTTTggacagacaagagacattatAGGTCAGATATTTGCAGCTGATGGGTTCCGTGGGTTTTACAGAGGATATGTGGCATCTCTTCTCACATACATACCCAACAGCGCAGTCTGGTGGCCTTTTTACCACTTTTATGCTG AACAGCTCTCCAAAATGGCACCGAGTGACTGCCCACATTTAGTACTGCAAGCCATGGCTGGACCACTAGCAGCTGCCACTTCATCCACTGTCACCAATCCGATGGATGTCGTCCGAGCCAGAGTTCAG GTTGAAGGCAGGACCTCAGTCATTGAGACGTtcaaggagctgctcagagaagAAGGATTCTGGGGGATGACCAAGGGTCTTTCTGCCCGCATCATATCCTCCACTCCTACGGCTATAGTTATGGTGCTCGGCTACGAAACTCTGAAAAAACTGAGCCTTCGTCCAGAGCTGGTTGATTCCAGGCACTGGTGA